The following proteins are co-located in the Corynebacterium kalinowskii genome:
- a CDS encoding LmeA family phospholipid-binding protein, with protein MKLSIRWAVAACVVVVLVAGWLVDNAIAIRAEQRIAKDAQYHSRLSVAPRIFLGGFPYVANVWRETTPVMSAEMLDVDVPGFGMINARTEVKDLKLSRQEILSGKINSAPAKLVTRIVRLDGVAMGEQLGITDLDMSNPYDISPSGGPSSEVQLTGTPEGFEEPVTVVAKLRLSGLTITMTPDRYVSGPADKEQQALAAFTWSIDSRTLPIPAQTNRVYCSGGSIYFEAEQRNTTIDATNLSPISKLEPALN; from the coding sequence GTGAAACTATCCATTCGCTGGGCGGTTGCTGCCTGTGTTGTCGTGGTGTTGGTCGCTGGCTGGCTGGTTGACAATGCCATCGCGATACGCGCTGAACAACGGATCGCGAAGGATGCCCAGTACCATTCGCGTCTTAGCGTCGCGCCCCGTATCTTTTTGGGCGGGTTTCCCTACGTTGCCAATGTGTGGCGCGAAACCACCCCAGTGATGAGCGCTGAAATGTTGGACGTGGATGTGCCGGGATTCGGCATGATTAACGCGCGCACTGAAGTCAAAGACCTAAAACTTAGTCGTCAGGAAATCCTGAGCGGGAAGATCAACTCGGCACCAGCCAAACTCGTGACCCGCATCGTGCGACTCGACGGCGTCGCTATGGGCGAGCAGCTCGGCATCACTGACCTGGATATGTCCAATCCGTACGACATCTCGCCTTCGGGCGGACCATCCTCAGAGGTCCAACTCACAGGAACCCCGGAAGGGTTCGAGGAACCAGTCACTGTCGTCGCAAAGCTGCGGCTATCCGGCCTGACCATCACGATGACCCCTGACCGCTACGTATCCGGCCCTGCGGACAAAGAACAGCAGGCGTTGGCCGCCTTCACTTGGTCTATCGACAGTCGCACTTTGCCTATTCCAGCGCAGACCAACCGCGTTTATTGCAGCGGTGGCTCTATTTACTTTGAGGCTGAGCAACGCAACACCACGATCGACGCGACGAATCTTTCTCCGATCTCCAAGTTGGAGCCCGCACTGAACTAA
- a CDS encoding DUF3073 domain-containing protein, translating to MGRGRAKAKQAKVARELKYNTPEMDLDQLQRELAGKSQRDGGAASSESNEDPYSEWVDDWDDTPEAGRR from the coding sequence ATGGGTCGCGGCCGTGCCAAGGCAAAGCAAGCCAAGGTTGCTCGTGAGCTTAAGTACAACACGCCAGAGATGGATCTCGATCAGCTCCAGCGTGAACTCGCCGGGAAGTCTCAACGAGATGGCGGTGCAGCAAGTTCTGAAAGCAACGAGGATCCGTACTCCGAGTGGGTAGATGACTGGGACGACACTCCTGAAGCAGGTCGCCGCTAG
- a CDS encoding aminodeoxychorismate lyase yields MSPLIYILEPFGGSTREHSPALPMLFWDDAAVTRGDGVFESIKIVDGKPVNLERHLDRFVRSATLLGLDAPIREHWAAATKEAAVQWAEKYGEGEAACTWTMSRGRASRPHIPSTWLVVKPIGKDILRQRAEGVKVLTGPRGYQLTETPPWSISGAKTLAYAENMAALRYAREKGYDDVIFTDGEQVLEGATSTIITLRGNKVRTPQPGGPVLPGTTQARLFTAAEKAGLSCKEKPMYLGDLLKADQVWLVSSTRGPVLVTQLDQHVLKPSGDLKAIRKLLSEG; encoded by the coding sequence ATGAGTCCTCTGATTTACATCCTGGAGCCCTTTGGTGGCTCAACCCGCGAACACAGCCCTGCGCTGCCGATGCTGTTTTGGGATGATGCCGCCGTTACTCGTGGCGATGGCGTTTTTGAGTCAATCAAGATCGTGGATGGCAAACCAGTCAACCTTGAGCGGCACCTGGATCGCTTCGTACGCTCGGCCACGCTCCTCGGGCTAGATGCCCCCATCCGCGAGCATTGGGCGGCAGCCACTAAGGAAGCAGCAGTCCAGTGGGCAGAAAAATATGGGGAGGGTGAAGCTGCATGCACTTGGACAATGTCGCGTGGCCGGGCGAGCCGCCCTCATATTCCCAGTACCTGGCTAGTGGTAAAGCCAATCGGAAAAGACATCCTGCGACAGCGGGCTGAAGGCGTCAAAGTGCTCACCGGGCCGCGTGGGTACCAGCTCACCGAAACACCACCGTGGAGCATCAGCGGCGCCAAGACACTCGCGTACGCAGAGAACATGGCGGCGCTACGTTACGCTCGCGAAAAAGGCTACGACGATGTTATTTTCACCGACGGCGAGCAAGTGCTGGAAGGCGCAACTTCGACCATCATCACCCTGCGCGGAAACAAGGTGCGCACACCGCAGCCGGGCGGGCCAGTCTTGCCCGGAACCACCCAGGCGCGACTATTTACTGCGGCAGAAAAGGCGGGCTTGAGCTGCAAGGAAAAACCCATGTACCTTGGAGATCTGCTCAAGGCTGATCAAGTGTGGCTCGTTTCCTCCACCAGAGGGCCAGTGCTGGTCACGCAGCTCGACCAGCACGTGCTGAAGCCAAGTGGGGATCTGAAAGCGATCCGGAAATTGCTCTCAGAAGGCTAG
- a CDS encoding VIT1/CCC1 transporter family protein gives MSDHSSDFFEPHATGVNSKLNWLRAGVLGANDGIVSVAGLLMGVAAAGAGSRELMTAGMAAVASGAVSMALGEYVSVSAQRDTEKQLVAKEKWELETFPEHEHEELVGILQSKGMSVTTAEKAATEMESHDALAAHLDMELGLDAEEFTNPWVAAGSSAVAFVVGAMIPFLCAVFAPVDVRIWVILLGTLIALSITGGFSAKFSDSSKSRSVTRLVIGGALALVVTYGIGWVFGVSVA, from the coding sequence ATGTCTGATCACTCCAGCGACTTCTTTGAACCACATGCAACGGGCGTCAACTCCAAGCTGAACTGGCTGCGTGCGGGAGTCCTCGGTGCCAACGACGGCATTGTCTCCGTTGCAGGTCTGTTGATGGGTGTTGCCGCAGCAGGTGCCGGATCGAGGGAACTCATGACCGCAGGCATGGCTGCCGTTGCATCTGGCGCGGTCTCCATGGCGCTGGGCGAGTATGTTTCAGTTTCTGCCCAGCGTGACACCGAAAAACAGCTGGTCGCCAAAGAAAAATGGGAGCTGGAAACTTTCCCAGAGCACGAGCATGAGGAACTGGTCGGCATCCTCCAAAGCAAGGGTATGTCAGTTACCACCGCCGAGAAAGCAGCCACTGAGATGGAGAGTCATGATGCATTGGCCGCCCACTTGGACATGGAGCTCGGGTTGGATGCAGAGGAATTCACTAATCCGTGGGTAGCAGCTGGTTCCAGTGCGGTAGCTTTCGTCGTGGGGGCGATGATTCCATTCCTGTGCGCCGTTTTCGCCCCGGTGGATGTACGCATTTGGGTCATCCTCCTCGGCACCCTCATCGCTCTGAGCATTACCGGTGGTTTCTCTGCCAAGTTCTCCGATTCCAGCAAGTCTCGATCGGTGACGCGCCTGGTTATTGGTGGCGCATTGGCTCTCGTGGTTACCTACGGCATCGGCTGGGTTTTTGGCGTGTCGGTGGCTTAG
- a CDS encoding FABP family protein translates to MNENSLSGSDAVNLAAEQARHTADRNIPGLGELPIPDDTANLRQGPNLHDGLLALLPLIGVWRGEGQTDTAVDGQYNFGQEITFAHDGENYIAYNSKMWKLDDEGNSTGLDMRETGFIRIDLKDDIEFILCHSTGVVEILYGNPLNERAWELESASTMVTASGPSALGPGKRLYGLLPTNELGWVDERMVAGELRPRMSAQLKRVIG, encoded by the coding sequence ATGAACGAAAACTCACTGAGTGGATCCGACGCCGTCAACCTAGCCGCTGAGCAGGCAAGGCACACCGCAGACCGGAATATCCCGGGCCTCGGTGAACTACCGATTCCAGATGACACCGCCAACTTGCGCCAGGGACCAAATCTGCACGATGGCCTCCTCGCATTGCTGCCGCTGATTGGTGTGTGGCGTGGCGAGGGCCAGACGGATACCGCCGTGGACGGCCAGTACAACTTCGGCCAGGAGATCACGTTTGCCCACGACGGCGAGAACTACATCGCCTACAACTCGAAAATGTGGAAACTCGATGATGAAGGCAATTCCACTGGCCTGGATATGCGCGAGACGGGCTTCATCCGCATTGATTTAAAGGATGACATCGAATTCATTCTTTGCCACTCCACCGGTGTGGTCGAAATCCTCTACGGCAACCCGCTCAACGAGCGTGCCTGGGAACTCGAGTCAGCTTCCACCATGGTTACCGCCAGCGGCCCGTCCGCGCTGGGCCCCGGCAAGCGCCTGTACGGTCTGCTTCCAACGAACGAACTTGGCTGGGTCGACGAGCGCATGGTTGCTGGCGAGCTCCGCCCGCGGATGTCTGCGCAGCTCAAGCGTGTAATCGGCTAG
- the ygfZ gene encoding CAF17-like 4Fe-4S cluster assembly/insertion protein YgfZ has protein sequence MTSTVSPLLSRPGATGLVEDSPIDHAGVAWHYGAPLVEQGQLPAVVDRSHRAVIAVSGPDAATFLNNLLSQKLDDAPDGFSASALDLDSQGRILHHADVALRDGTFYLDVPASQSASLLSYLQKMVFWSEVTITDTDLAILTLLGDLPLPDCVFARHVAWSGPRRVDIAVSRSLIDATVTDLQSHGAALMGLMGFTAERVKALEPELGADLDDKSIPHEAPTLIERAVHLEKGCYRGQETVSRVHNLGRSPRVLVLLHLDGSAPALPSPGDPIVAGSRTVGRLGTVVHDHELGPIALGLVKRSALGSELMSGETALAVDLSSVPDDSAERPGRAAINRLRGMGVAD, from the coding sequence GTGACTTCTACTGTTTCTCCCCTGCTGTCTCGTCCAGGCGCGACGGGCCTGGTTGAGGATTCCCCGATCGATCACGCTGGCGTCGCCTGGCACTACGGTGCACCTTTGGTTGAGCAAGGTCAGCTTCCCGCCGTCGTTGACCGTTCTCACCGCGCTGTGATTGCTGTCTCCGGTCCAGATGCCGCCACCTTCCTCAACAATCTGCTGTCGCAGAAACTTGACGACGCCCCAGACGGGTTCTCCGCCTCCGCCCTCGATCTTGACAGCCAAGGACGCATCCTCCACCACGCTGACGTTGCCCTCCGCGACGGCACGTTCTACCTCGATGTCCCCGCCTCCCAATCCGCCTCGCTGCTTTCCTACCTACAGAAGATGGTGTTCTGGTCCGAGGTGACCATCACAGACACCGATCTCGCCATTCTCACCTTGCTCGGCGACCTCCCCCTCCCCGACTGCGTTTTCGCCCGCCACGTGGCCTGGTCCGGCCCGCGCCGCGTCGACATTGCGGTGTCGCGCTCGCTTATCGACGCCACCGTCACCGATCTCCAATCCCACGGCGCTGCTCTCATGGGCCTCATGGGCTTTACTGCTGAGCGAGTCAAGGCTTTGGAACCGGAGCTGGGTGCTGATTTGGATGACAAGTCCATCCCCCACGAAGCACCTACCCTCATTGAGCGCGCCGTCCACCTGGAGAAGGGTTGCTACCGTGGCCAGGAGACGGTCTCCCGCGTCCACAACCTCGGCCGCTCCCCACGTGTCTTGGTTCTTCTGCACCTCGACGGCTCCGCCCCAGCGCTGCCATCACCTGGCGACCCTATTGTCGCTGGCAGCCGGACGGTGGGCCGATTGGGCACTGTCGTCCACGACCACGAGCTCGGCCCTATCGCTCTCGGCCTGGTGAAACGCTCAGCACTCGGCTCGGAATTGATGTCGGGAGAAACCGCCTTGGCCGTGGATCTAAGTAGCGTGCCGGATGACTCTGCTGAGCGGCCGGGCCGCGCCGCGATCAACCGGTTGCGAGGAATGGGGGTAGCAGACTGA
- the purM gene encoding phosphoribosylformylglycinamidine cyclo-ligase, which produces MTENNEQITSYAAAGVDIEAGDRAVELFAPLAKRATRPEVRGNLGGFAGLFALGKYKEPLLAAGSDGVGTKLAVAQAMDKHDTIGIDLVAMCVDDLVVCGAEPLFLQDYIAIGKVVPEHVAQIVAGIAEGCVQAGCALLGGETAEHPGVMEPSHYDVSATAVGVVEAEELLGPDRVRAGDVLIAMKSSGLHSNGYSLARHVLLEKAGLPLDAHMEELGRTLGEELLEPTRIYAKDCLALAAECEVHTFCHVTGGGLAGNMVRVIPEGMVAEMSRATWTPGPIFRTIEKLGTVPQEEMEKTFNMGVGMVAVVAAQDRDRALAMLTARHIDAWELGTVRSAGEGETERAVLKDSHPDA; this is translated from the coding sequence ATGACTGAAAATAACGAACAAATTACGTCGTACGCTGCCGCTGGTGTGGACATCGAAGCCGGCGATCGCGCGGTTGAACTGTTCGCGCCATTGGCAAAGCGCGCTACGCGCCCCGAGGTACGGGGAAATCTCGGTGGCTTCGCTGGTTTGTTTGCCCTGGGCAAGTACAAGGAGCCCCTCCTAGCTGCCGGTTCTGACGGTGTGGGCACAAAGCTTGCAGTGGCGCAGGCAATGGATAAGCACGACACCATCGGCATCGACCTTGTTGCTATGTGCGTGGATGACCTCGTTGTTTGTGGCGCGGAGCCACTCTTCCTGCAGGACTACATCGCCATTGGCAAGGTTGTCCCTGAACATGTCGCACAAATCGTTGCCGGTATCGCTGAGGGCTGTGTCCAAGCTGGCTGCGCCCTGCTCGGTGGCGAGACCGCAGAGCACCCTGGTGTTATGGAACCATCCCACTACGACGTGTCCGCAACCGCTGTGGGCGTCGTGGAGGCTGAAGAGCTGCTCGGCCCAGACCGTGTTCGCGCCGGCGACGTGTTGATCGCCATGAAGTCCTCCGGTCTGCACTCCAATGGTTATTCTCTGGCTCGCCACGTCCTGCTGGAAAAGGCAGGACTGCCATTGGATGCTCACATGGAGGAACTTGGCCGCACCCTCGGCGAGGAACTGCTGGAGCCAACCCGTATTTATGCCAAGGATTGCCTTGCACTGGCCGCAGAGTGCGAAGTCCACACTTTCTGCCACGTCACCGGTGGCGGGCTGGCTGGCAACATGGTCCGCGTGATCCCAGAGGGCATGGTGGCAGAGATGTCCCGCGCGACGTGGACCCCGGGTCCAATCTTCCGCACTATCGAAAAGCTCGGCACCGTGCCACAGGAAGAGATGGAAAAGACCTTCAACATGGGTGTCGGCATGGTTGCCGTCGTGGCAGCTCAGGATCGCGATCGCGCCCTGGCCATGCTCACCGCACGCCACATCGACGCTTGGGAGCTCGGTACCGTCCGCTCCGCAGGCGAAGGCGAGACCGAGCGCGCAGTGCTCAAGGATTCCCACCCAGACGCTTAA
- the pstC gene encoding phosphate ABC transporter permease subunit PstC, with product MAEKIAGHGADLIGEERADDVIATTHGASVPKNPVPVVTTSSTVKRPGDRIFEFLSTASAATISVIIAAVGAFLLWRAVPSLMNNAEGLGGFFTYSGDWNTADTSAMYFGIPNLLAVTFTISIVALIIAMPVALGIAIFLSNYCPKSLVKPLGFLIDLLAAVPSIVYGLWGAKVLGPTLSGFFEWINSWGNGFFLFTHYTNSPSFATSRNMLTGGIVLAVMILPIIAATAREVFVQTPKGHIESALALGATRWEVVKLTVLPFGLSGYISGSMLGLGRALGETMALYLVVSPSSAFRASLFDGGTTFATVIANAAPEFNDDMKAGAYIAAGLVLFLLTFLVNAAARAVVNNKK from the coding sequence ATGGCTGAAAAAATCGCTGGCCACGGCGCAGACCTCATCGGGGAGGAGCGCGCTGACGATGTCATCGCTACCACCCACGGTGCCTCTGTACCCAAGAATCCAGTACCCGTCGTAACCACTTCCAGCACTGTGAAGCGTCCAGGCGACCGAATCTTCGAGTTCCTCTCTACTGCTTCCGCTGCCACCATCTCCGTCATTATCGCCGCGGTCGGTGCCTTCCTGCTGTGGCGCGCCGTTCCATCCCTCATGAACAATGCTGAGGGGCTCGGCGGCTTCTTCACTTACTCCGGCGACTGGAACACCGCTGATACCAGCGCGATGTACTTCGGTATCCCGAACCTGCTCGCCGTGACCTTCACGATTTCCATCGTCGCGTTGATCATCGCTATGCCAGTTGCACTGGGCATAGCGATCTTCCTCTCTAACTACTGCCCGAAGTCTCTGGTCAAGCCACTCGGCTTCCTCATCGACCTTCTCGCTGCAGTTCCTTCGATCGTTTACGGTCTGTGGGGCGCCAAGGTTCTCGGCCCAACACTGTCCGGCTTCTTCGAGTGGATCAACAGCTGGGGCAACGGCTTCTTCCTGTTCACGCACTACACGAACTCTCCGTCCTTTGCTACCTCCCGCAACATGCTGACCGGTGGCATTGTTCTGGCAGTGATGATCTTGCCGATCATCGCCGCTACTGCACGTGAGGTCTTCGTCCAGACGCCAAAGGGCCACATCGAGTCTGCACTCGCACTTGGCGCAACCCGCTGGGAAGTTGTCAAGCTCACCGTGCTCCCATTCGGTCTTTCCGGCTACATCTCCGGTTCCATGCTGGGTCTGGGTCGTGCACTTGGTGAGACCATGGCACTGTACTTGGTTGTTTCTCCATCGTCCGCATTCCGTGCTTCTCTGTTCGACGGTGGCACCACCTTCGCAACGGTGATTGCAAACGCTGCCCCAGAATTCAACGACGACATGAAGGCCGGCGCCTACATTGCTGCAGGTCTGGTCCTGTTCCTCCTGACGTTCCTCGTGAACGCAGCAGCACGTGCCGTCGTCAACAACAAGAAGTAG
- the mshD gene encoding mycothiol synthase: MKDISITHASLIDDTDLRSQVADLINEVTAHTGISPLSEQFVLGLDDPRLRHQHLVAHVDGELIGAIAIDEAPDVPVAEVVVRGEGRREAQALVGSVQQRPVDVWAHGPSPVADLPDADKVRELLVMSLQERIESLPVPAGYEILTLAQSRERWGSWVDEEFLRVNNEAFSWHPEQGGWDLTRWARAQEAVWFDPEGVFLLWGTPIDVSEKPIVEKTMTLMGFHWTKCARSHLVNTGENVGEVYVVGLADAARGRGLGGFLTVTGVAHLQDSGCDQVILYVEADNVPAVSVYEKLGFAVTERHVLYRFSHKD; this comes from the coding sequence ATGAAGGACATTTCCATCACCCACGCCTCGCTTATCGACGACACTGATCTCCGATCACAGGTTGCCGACCTTATCAACGAAGTCACCGCACATACCGGCATTTCGCCGCTATCTGAACAGTTCGTGCTTGGCCTTGACGATCCTCGGCTCCGGCATCAGCACTTGGTAGCTCACGTCGACGGCGAATTGATCGGAGCGATTGCCATAGATGAGGCCCCTGATGTGCCGGTGGCGGAAGTGGTAGTTCGGGGGGAGGGGCGTCGAGAAGCGCAGGCGCTGGTTGGTTCGGTGCAGCAGCGCCCCGTTGACGTGTGGGCGCACGGTCCCAGCCCGGTTGCTGACTTGCCGGATGCCGATAAGGTCCGGGAACTTCTAGTGATGAGCCTGCAAGAGAGAATTGAGTCACTCCCAGTTCCAGCGGGCTATGAAATCTTAACCTTGGCGCAATCTCGCGAGCGGTGGGGATCGTGGGTTGATGAGGAATTTCTCCGGGTAAATAATGAGGCATTTTCTTGGCATCCCGAGCAAGGCGGTTGGGACTTGACGAGGTGGGCGCGTGCTCAAGAAGCTGTTTGGTTTGATCCGGAGGGAGTCTTTCTGTTGTGGGGTACCCCCATTGATGTGTCCGAAAAGCCAATTGTTGAGAAAACAATGACTTTGATGGGATTCCACTGGACAAAGTGTGCAAGGTCACATTTGGTTAATACTGGGGAAAATGTTGGTGAAGTTTACGTGGTTGGATTGGCGGATGCCGCTCGGGGTCGAGGGTTGGGCGGGTTCCTCACTGTTACTGGAGTGGCTCACCTGCAGGATAGTGGCTGCGACCAGGTAATTCTGTATGTAGAGGCGGATAACGTTCCTGCCGTTTCGGTGTATGAAAAATTGGGTTTTGCTGTGACCGAACGGCATGTTCTTTATAGGTTTAGCCATAAAGATTAA
- the pstS gene encoding phosphate ABC transporter substrate-binding protein PstS, translating to MIRNFKRTVAVLGAVAAGSIALTACSESNETTSGDAGTKIEGLSGTTGNLVAEGASSQQKAVDLFGVKYAEAVSGANFSYTPSGSGSGQKQFIAGQVAFGGSDSALKDDQIEAAKQRCGGNEAWHLPMVIGPVAVAYNVKGADNIVLTPELTAKIFKGEITKWNAPEIAAINKDAKLPDTDIKVVYRSEESGTTDNFQKFLKATSNGVWEGSGKSFPAAVGAGANGSTGVVGEVSATEGAITYVEAGFAKDAGLGVAKMDFGQGAVELNKDSVNKALAKLQYKGEGNNMVVDSTKLFEMKEAGAYPLVLTTYEIVCSAGYDAETSGRVKDFLKVALANQGSDLEALGYIPVDGEFKKKLETAVDAIK from the coding sequence GTGATCCGCAACTTCAAGCGCACCGTCGCTGTCCTGGGCGCTGTAGCCGCTGGCTCCATCGCCCTCACCGCTTGCTCCGAGAGCAACGAGACCACGTCCGGCGATGCCGGCACCAAGATCGAAGGCCTGTCCGGTACCACCGGCAACCTCGTTGCTGAGGGCGCTTCTTCTCAGCAGAAGGCTGTTGACCTCTTCGGCGTTAAGTACGCTGAGGCTGTCTCCGGCGCTAACTTCTCCTACACCCCATCCGGCTCCGGCTCCGGCCAGAAGCAGTTCATCGCTGGCCAGGTTGCCTTCGGTGGCTCTGACTCCGCTCTGAAGGATGACCAGATCGAGGCTGCTAAGCAGCGTTGTGGTGGCAACGAAGCATGGCACCTGCCAATGGTCATCGGCCCAGTTGCAGTTGCATACAACGTTAAGGGTGCTGACAACATCGTTCTGACCCCAGAACTCACCGCAAAGATCTTCAAGGGCGAAATCACCAAGTGGAACGCTCCAGAGATCGCTGCTATCAACAAGGATGCAAAGCTTCCTGACACCGACATCAAGGTTGTCTACCGCTCTGAGGAGTCCGGCACCACCGATAACTTCCAGAAGTTCCTGAAGGCTACCTCCAACGGCGTTTGGGAAGGTTCCGGCAAGTCCTTCCCAGCTGCAGTTGGCGCTGGCGCTAACGGCTCCACCGGTGTTGTCGGCGAGGTTTCCGCAACCGAAGGTGCTATCACCTACGTTGAGGCTGGCTTCGCTAAGGACGCTGGCTTGGGCGTTGCAAAGATGGACTTCGGTCAGGGTGCTGTTGAGCTGAACAAGGATTCCGTCAACAAGGCACTGGCAAAGCTTCAGTACAAGGGCGAGGGCAACAACATGGTTGTTGACTCCACCAAGCTCTTCGAGATGAAGGAAGCTGGCGCATACCCACTCGTGCTCACCACCTACGAGATCGTCTGCTCCGCTGGCTACGACGCTGAGACCTCCGGTCGCGTCAAGGACTTCCTGAAGGTTGCACTGGCTAACCAGGGCTCCGACCTCGAAGCTCTCGGTTACATCCCAGTTGACGGCGAGTTCAAGAAGAAGCTCGAGACCGCTGTCGACGCCATCAAGTAA
- the purF gene encoding amidophosphoribosyltransferase: MVDNGNFSRPDLDDHGENAPREECGVFGVWAPGEDVAKLTYYGLYALQHRGQEAAGIAVGDGDSIVVFKDLGLVSQVFDEQSLGALKGDLAVGHTRYSTAGGVSWENSQPMFRVTPDDIDVALGHNGNLVNYVELLEEATELGLVDPACRPSDSDIMTALLAHNARDGKTIFDSAKELLPRIKGAFCLTFMDGNSLYAARDPHGVRPLSIGRLDSGWVVASETCALDIVGASFVRDVEPGELLRIDASGIHTVRFAEVGRKLCVFEHVYLARPDSVISGRSVHASRVEIGRTLAREWPAEADMVMPTPDSGTPAAVGYAQASGIPFGLGLVKNAYVGRTFIQPTQTIRQLGIRLKLNPLKEEIAGKKLVVVDDSIVRGNTQRALIRMLREAGAAEVHVRIASPPVKWPCFYGIDFASPGELIANNVDGHNEVAMVESVRVALGADSLGYVSVEGMVAATGEQADNLCCACFNGKYPLGLPEGNANADLVRSMQENN; the protein is encoded by the coding sequence GTGGTAGACAACGGAAACTTTTCCCGCCCGGATCTCGATGACCACGGTGAAAACGCCCCTCGTGAAGAGTGTGGCGTTTTCGGTGTGTGGGCTCCCGGCGAGGACGTCGCAAAGCTCACCTATTACGGCCTGTACGCACTGCAGCACCGAGGCCAGGAAGCTGCTGGTATCGCAGTGGGTGACGGCGATTCGATCGTTGTTTTCAAGGATCTCGGGCTCGTCTCCCAGGTGTTCGATGAGCAGTCCCTTGGTGCGCTGAAGGGTGATCTGGCCGTTGGACACACCCGCTACTCGACGGCGGGAGGCGTGTCCTGGGAGAACTCCCAGCCAATGTTCCGGGTGACTCCTGATGACATCGACGTTGCGTTGGGGCACAACGGCAACCTGGTCAACTACGTCGAACTGCTCGAAGAAGCAACCGAACTGGGCCTGGTCGACCCCGCGTGCCGCCCATCCGACTCCGACATTATGACTGCGCTGTTGGCTCACAATGCCCGCGACGGCAAGACAATTTTCGACTCCGCTAAGGAGCTGTTGCCCCGTATCAAGGGTGCCTTCTGCCTGACCTTCATGGACGGAAACAGCCTCTACGCAGCGCGGGATCCGCACGGCGTGCGCCCGCTGTCCATCGGTCGCCTTGATAGCGGTTGGGTAGTTGCTTCTGAAACCTGCGCCCTCGATATCGTTGGTGCGTCCTTTGTGCGCGATGTTGAGCCTGGTGAGCTGCTGCGTATCGACGCCTCGGGCATTCACACCGTTCGCTTCGCCGAAGTCGGCCGGAAGCTCTGCGTTTTCGAGCATGTGTACCTTGCCCGTCCAGACTCCGTCATTTCCGGTCGCTCCGTCCATGCCAGCCGCGTCGAAATCGGTCGAACTCTCGCTCGCGAATGGCCAGCAGAAGCCGATATGGTTATGCCGACGCCAGATTCCGGCACTCCAGCTGCTGTGGGCTACGCCCAGGCTTCGGGTATCCCGTTCGGACTCGGTTTGGTCAAGAACGCGTACGTAGGCCGTACCTTCATTCAGCCAACGCAGACCATCCGCCAGCTGGGAATCCGTTTGAAGCTGAACCCGCTCAAGGAAGAAATCGCCGGCAAGAAACTCGTGGTCGTGGACGACTCCATCGTTCGCGGCAACACTCAGCGCGCCTTGATCCGAATGCTGCGTGAAGCAGGTGCCGCCGAGGTGCATGTGCGTATCGCATCACCCCCGGTGAAGTGGCCTTGCTTCTATGGCATTGACTTCGCCTCACCTGGTGAGCTGATCGCTAACAACGTTGATGGGCATAACGAAGTAGCGATGGTTGAATCCGTTCGCGTCGCGCTCGGCGCAGATTCGCTCGGCTACGTTTCTGTAGAAGGCATGGTTGCCGCTACCGGCGAACAAGCCGACAACCTGTGCTGTGCCTGCTTCAACGGCAAGTACCCGCTGGGATTGCCGGAAGGCAACGCCAACGCCGACCTCGTCCGCTCCATGCAGGAAAACAACTAA